The region GAGACGCAGCCGAGGCTGTCTTTTTCGCCGACGCCGAGGAGGATGCGGCCGTTTTCGGCGCGTTGATGGCGGATCAGCCCGGAGGTGTCGATGGTGATTTTGGTATCGCTTTTGCAGGCTTCGGCGAAGGGCGCGATGAAGGATTCGGCGTTTTCTTTGCCGAAGCGGGGCATGCGGGCGGTCATGTAAGGGCGCACGCCGCCGTTTTCGCCCCAGAGCAGTTTTTCGAGCCAGGCGCGGGTGAGTTTGCGTCCGGCGTGGTTGAGTTTGGGAGGGAGCAGGCCGATTTCGCCGAGGGAGTGGGCGGTGGGGTTGTTGACAGTAAAATATTGGGCGCGGGCTTTTTCGAGTCCGCCTTTGCCATTCCATTCGTGGCAGGCGTAGCAGTTCATTTGCGCGAGGAAGCGGTCGGATTTTTGCGTGGCGTTGAGGGGAGCCGGGGCAGGCGTTTGCTGGATGGTGGTGAGGGCCAGTTGCAGGGCGCTACGCTGGGCGGCGTTGAGGGAGAAGTGGGGGGCTTCGTTGGGGCTGGTGGAGAGGCAGCCGTTTTTGGGATTGAGTTTGGTGAGGGTTTTGGCGGGAACGAGCGCGAGGGGGTCGGATTTGCCGGTGTCGTGACAGGCGTTGCAGCGTTGATCGGTGAAGACTTTTTTGCCCTTGGCGAGTTGGTCGGCGGAAGGGTTGGTTTTTGACCAGTCGGCACGTTGGGTGTTTTGCTGGAGATAGGAGGCGATGTCGGAGGCTTGCTGGTCGTTGAGGGCGAAGTCGGGCATGCGGCCGGCGTGGCGGATGGCGAGCGGGGCCTGGAGGAAGGCGGCGAGTTGTTGGGCGGGGTAGTCGTGGGCGAGGCGGATGGGGATGGAGGGGAGTTTGGGCGTTTCGACGGGCAAACCTTTGGCGACTTCTTCGGGGTGGTATTTTTCCGGGGAGTCGGGGGCGTGGCAGGCGACGCAGCCGATGGTGTGGAAAATTTCGCGACCGTGGTGAGGGTTTCCTTGGGGGAAGGTTTTGGTCTTGGTGGGGTCGTTGGATTTGAGTTTGCTCAGGTAAGTGACGAGGGGGGCGATCTGGTCGGGCTTGAGGGGAAGCTGCGGCATGAGGGTGCCGGGTTTGTGGGCGTGGGGATTGGAGAGGAAGGTTTTGAGGGTGGAGTCGGGGAGTCGGTTGCCGACGTTGGCAAGGGAGATGGTGGCGCGTTGGCCGAGTTCGGAATGCCAGGCTTCGGGGGCGCTGTGGCAGGTGGTGCAGTTGAATTCCTGAAGCAGAAGGAGGCCGGCTTCGAGACTGGGTTGGGTTTGCTCTGGGGAGAAGAAACGTTCGAAGGCGGGGATGAGGGGGTGGGATTTCTCAGCCGCCGGGAGGGTCGCGGTGAGCAACGCGAGGGTCAGGGTGAGGGCGGTGGTGAGCGGGAAATTCGCCATGAGAGAGGAAATGGGAGGAGGGACATGGTTGTCCCTCTGGTTGTGAAAGTGAGGGACAGGAATGTCCCTCCTCCTTCTTACTTGGCGGCTTCTTCTTCGAGGAGTTTGATCCAGGGTCCGATATAATGGCCGTTGTCGTGGAAGGTGCGGCCGGAGACCATGTTGCCGTCGATGACACAGGCTTCGTTGACGTAGATGCCGCCGCAGATTTCGAGGTCGAATTTGCATTTGGCGACGGTGGCCATTTTGCGGCCACGGACGCGGTCGGCACGGGCGGGGATTTCGACGCCGTGGCAGACGCTGGCGATGGGCTTGTTGTGGTCGAAGAACCAGCGGGTGATGTTTAATAAATCTTCGTCTTCGCGGATGTATTCGGGGGCGCGACCGCCGCTGAACATGATGCCGATGTAGTCAGCGGGATTGATTTCGGAAAACGCGACGGTGGCTTCGATGGTGTAACCTTCCCATTCCTTGGTGATCGTCCAGTTGGGTTTCACTTCGTGCATGACCATCTGGTAGCGTTTGCGCTCCTGGCCGGCGACGACGGGTTCGAAGCCCCCTTCGATGAGACGGTAGTAGGGATAGAGGGTGTCGACGGTTTCGGTGGCGTCACCGACGATGATAAGAACTTTGCCTTTGGACATAAGAGTAGTGAAAAGTGAAAAGGGGTAAGTGAAAAGGTTTGGATTTAGAGTTGGGAGACGAGGTTGTCGAGGTAGGTGCGGGACTGATTGATTTCCTGGGTGGTTGCTTCGGCGGTGGGAAGGATGGGGATGCCGCGGGGGGTGGGGTGCATGAAGATTTGGGTATAACCGGTGTATTGGATGTCTTTGAGGGCTTGCAGGAGGGGTTTGAAATCGAGGGGGCCGCGACCGGGCATTTGCTGGAGCTCTTCGTCCTTGGGCATGGGTTTCATGCAGCCTTTGCCGTATTGCCAGGCGAGGAACATTTTCATGCGATTGCCCAGGTCTTTGATGAGGCCGGCGAGGAGGGCGGGGTCTTGAGGCAGGTGGTAGGGGGCGAGTTCGATGCCGAGGGGTTGATCCTGGGTGAATTCCAGCAGCCAGCGGATGGAATCGGGAGATTCGACGAGGTTGTTGCCGTGGTTTTCAATGACGATGGCGATGTCGTGTTCGGCGGCTTTGGCGAAGTGGGGTTTCAGTTCTTCGCTGAAGATTTTGACGGCGGTTTTGAGCTCAGGACCTTGCAGGCCTTTGGGACCTTTGGCTCCGGTGACGATGAGTTTGGCTCCGAATTTTTGGGCGATGGCGAATTCTTCGGTGAGGTTGAAGGGGCCGAGGTCGTAGCGGGTGAAACAGCCGATGTTGACGTTGTGTTGGTCGA is a window of Phragmitibacter flavus DNA encoding:
- a CDS encoding DJ-1/PfpI family protein, with amino-acid sequence MSKGKVLIIVGDATETVDTLYPYYRLIEGGFEPVVAGQERKRYQMVMHEVKPNWTITKEWEGYTIEATVAFSEINPADYIGIMFSGGRAPEYIREDEDLLNITRWFFDHNKPIASVCHGVEIPARADRVRGRKMATVAKCKFDLEICGGIYVNEACVIDGNMVSGRTFHDNGHYIGPWIKLLEEEAAK
- a CDS encoding c-type cytochrome, with the protein product MANFPLTTALTLTLALLTATLPAAEKSHPLIPAFERFFSPEQTQPSLEAGLLLLQEFNCTTCHSAPEAWHSELGQRATISLANVGNRLPDSTLKTFLSNPHAHKPGTLMPQLPLKPDQIAPLVTYLSKLKSNDPTKTKTFPQGNPHHGREIFHTIGCVACHAPDSPEKYHPEEVAKGLPVETPKLPSIPIRLAHDYPAQQLAAFLQAPLAIRHAGRMPDFALNDQQASDIASYLQQNTQRADWSKTNPSADQLAKGKKVFTDQRCNACHDTGKSDPLALVPAKTLTKLNPKNGCLSTSPNEAPHFSLNAAQRSALQLALTTIQQTPAPAPLNATQKSDRFLAQMNCYACHEWNGKGGLEKARAQYFTVNNPTAHSLGEIGLLPPKLNHAGRKLTRAWLEKLLWGENGGVRPYMTARMPRFGKENAESFIAPFAEACKSDTKITIDTSGLIRHQRAENGRILLGVGEKDSLGCVSCHGIKDRNSLGVPVINLTHTVDRLQPEYFKELLLNPQAVQPGTLMPPLLMGRKKADNEIEQMWIYLKEIDGARLPPGLLLEGDYELKPKPEEKPIVFRTFLEGAGTQAIAVGYPGGINLAFDTLEVRPALAWKGRFIDAMTTWEERAMTPAKPLGDNLLTLPTHIPFARLKSPTDPWPDTPGNRLGYQFKGYRIQPDGTPTFLYTIDDLKIQETLTPTKDGTGIQRHLVVESQANSKGWHFLGLSKNAKPQSLQFKNNRVELQDLISWPTT
- a CDS encoding sugar phosphate isomerase/epimerase family protein, which gives rise to MNRRRFLQTSTASLAFAGVARAQTPAFKLNYILGSAMYGELPLETVITETPKTGASLLDVWPRKHGSQREQMDELGHDKVKALLDQHNVNIGCFTRYDLGPFNLTEEFAIAQKFGAKLIVTGAKGPKGLQGPELKTAVKIFSEELKPHFAKAAEHDIAIVIENHGNNLVESPDSIRWLLEFTQDQPLGIELAPYHLPQDPALLAGLIKDLGNRMKMFLAWQYGKGCMKPMPKDEELQQMPGRGPLDFKPLLQALKDIQYTGYTQIFMHPTPRGIPILPTAEATTQEINQSRTYLDNLVSQL